GCCACTGTGGTTTGCTCCAGGATTGGCTAACGTCAGGAAGCTGCAGGAGCTGCCGTATCACCTGCTGCATGCTGGTCTGTGGGACGAGCTGCGACAGGAAGTCATCGGTACCAGAATCAGTTACTCTGCAGACCCAGTTTACAAACCAGAACCAAAAGAACAGTCACTGTCAGATCATAAAGCACCgaaacaaacattaaacataatgTTCTGAGTTCAGTAATGCACATTAAATATgatcacattatttatttacaaacagaaacaacatgaTTTATGTTAAAGATACATTTTGTCACAGTCGACTCAGgtgaatgtttctgtttccaggCAGCGCTGAGTGGCTGTACTGTAAGAGCCGGGTCTGTGGGGTGTCCAGTGTGATCCAGGACCTGGACCAGTGCTCCCAGTACATGGACTGCACTGAGACCAGACTGGTCCGAGACACTCTGGTCCTGATGAAACCCAGTCTGGACTTCCTGGACGGTCACATGGGTCAGTTATTCTGCATCAGTGTCgtgtttctgttttactgctgtgAGCTTTGAataacaaacacattatttattctGAGCTCAGTGAAGTTTCCTTCTGGCTGCAGACATGTCGCTGTTTTACACCGAGCTGTTGGCCAGGCTCTGCTCCTTGGCCACGCCCTTCCCCTCCGTGATTGGTCGGCTGTGTAGCCAATGCGAGGAGTGGTTACTGACGTGTCCGGAGCCGATCCTCGTTCCTAAGTGCAGCTTCCTGCCGCAGCCAGGGGGGGCGCTGCAGCACACGCTGACTGGACTCACAGGAGGTCAGAAATAatgttgaagaagaaaaagatttgttttaattaaaataagacAATTTAATCCTGATTTCTTTGATTAACATTCGTTAATTCGTTCGTTAATTAACGTTTGGAGGAGAGTTTTAGTCTGTTGATGATGTGACGTCATGTGGAGCTTTAAGGTTCCTCTGGACCGACTGTGGATCCAGATCAGCTGTGATCCGGCTGAACAGGCAGGAGGCTCGGTCTCATCTCACTCCGAGTCCGTCAGACAGAAACTCGGCTCTGTTCACATTTCTTTGCTGTCCTTGTTGATGCTGTTacaggagaagttcacccagAGTGACAGCTGCGTGATGTTTGTGAAGACGAcctcagcatcattaaaaatcaaaaggaaaatgactgaatgattaTCAACATAGTTTCTGGTTAATTTGAGTTTATGATATGTAGATGAATGTGGGGCAGTAAAAGTCCTGACGGCTGCGTCTTCTTTAAGACCACAGTTTCAGGCCTGGAAGTTAGTTTATTAAATGGTAAATATTTAGGTCAGAAGCATTAaaaccagctgtgtttgtcagaTTGTTGAGCTCTCACAGTTGGTCAGGTGCAGCAGGTCTTACCTGTCCTggtgtctccaggtgtcctctGCGTGGACGTCAGTGTGGAGGCGGAGCTTCTGGCGGCAGGTTCAGATGAGGgcgtggtggtggtgtggagCCTCGCTGACCAGCAGCTCATACACTCACTGCTGGGacacacaggtcagtctgagctGATCCATGATCaataatttaataatgtttttaataattattatttattgcgtCCTCTTTATTTGTAGGTGCCGTTGTGTCCGTCAAGGTGATTGACAGCTCCGCCCACTGTCTCTCATTGGCTGCTGACGGCTCTCTGAGGAGGTGGAGCCTGATGGATGGACAACAGCTTCTCTGCATCCAGGAGGCCGTGCCTGTTGACTCCGCCCCTTCATCAGTGCACCTCCACCTGTGTGAGCAGAGCCAGGTGGTGTTCGTTTACAGCAGCACACAGGTAGTCAGACTGCACTGCTGCTGATATTGTGACTGCTGCTGCGTCTTCTGCTGCCTGAAGTCCAACTATTGATCTGTGTCTGTGAGGAGTGACCACAGTTTGTACCTGaacaggtgtgtctgtgttgtgtcagGTGAAGGTGTTGAAGCTGGACGGCTCTGagctcctcagcagcagcagcagcagtgatgatggAGGCTCGGTGGTTCTGGGAGTTCTGGGagattcagtgttttctctgtgtggtTCCGGTCGGGTCAGAATCTCTCATCCTGTCAGCGGGACTCAAACTGTGGAGACGCAGCTGGAAAACGCTGAGAGAGGTCTCACTCTGGTGAACTCTGCCACGTTACCAAAACACGGGAAAGTGTTCATCGTATCTAGAGAAGGATTCCTCCATCAGGTCGGTTCTTCAGCCGTCTGACATccagtaactaagtacatttactcaaatactgtacttcaGCTCGAATTACAGATACTTGTTCTTTACTTGAGTCTTTTCATGCTGCTTTCTTCTTCAACACGTCTCAGAAGGAAACTTTGTGATGAGAAATGAGTGAAATttattttcaggagaattttttattcattttttttcacatgtgaaaccaGTTGAACGATTTGTTTGTTCAGGAGAttattttttcctccaaaaatgttgtcttgcgtgttttcacagattgaaaacaaaaacaagaaactaATAAAGATTCTCCTGGTAAAACCTTGTTTTCACCAGTTCTCAGgtcacaggagagaaaatactTTAGATCAGACTCAGAAAATGaatcacaagaaaaataaaacatttcctcctAAACTTGGTGCGACGTGACccgagaaaacagaaaacagcataCGAGTATTTGAAACAAAGTTCTGATCCagttcaatgtttttttatttgcttcaaACTGTCGCATCAGCACATTCAGAGCTAATTATTTAAAGTAGTCCAGCTGCACTGAGATGTATTTGAGTACTTGTTGAAAAGTAATTATTTACAAATTTCTTTCTCAAcagaatttgaaaataaaaatattaactttcatatcagtttttattaaaatgacgAGATGTGATTTAAAATTGGACCAAAAGTTCTGTTAGTGATTCACGGTACAGTagctactttatactttgaCTCCACTACAATTATCTGATTACTTTAGTAACTTTACAGATCAGTTActgatacttttgatactttaacatcagatacttttcagacttttactcgagtactgatCATATGacttactttcacttttaccaaagtaatatttttacaccatgtctttacttttactgactGTTGGGaacttttttacaacacttgGCCGTGATCataactgatgatgatgaagatgatgatgatggtgtttcctgtctgcaggtCTCCAGGTCCGGCAGACAGACGGCTGCTGAGTTTCCTCTGGTTCCTTCTTTACTGTCAGTCACTGAAGATGAAAAAATCCTGATAGCAGGTAcgactttttttatttagatcggtggtttttaatcacattatcCCTctgattatattattatattgattataatattatattgattatattattatattgattataatattatattgatTATATTGTGTGATCTcggtttttaatgtttctgtgagtgtaaactgcagctgatgtgtttgtgcaggCAGCGATCGGACTCTGAGCCTCTTCAACGTGGACAGAGACTCTGTGGACAGATTCCTGGACCTCCAACATGACGACAGCGTCCTGTCAGTCTGCGTCTCCTCTGACTGCAGGCTGCTCGTCTCCGGAGCTGCTGACCAACTCATACGAGTAACACACTCGGCACCGACACACGGCACCGACACTCGGCAGACACTGATGAAGAAGAGATGGTGTTCAATCAAAGTTTTATTGAACCTcattataaatatacatattacatatataaatatcaaaatcagcACAGAGGATGTTCCTCCGCTGCTTCATTGTTAAAGCTAAtccagctagcttagcattagcagtAATGGAAAACTGTCCAGTGGATTCAAACCCAACCAGTCGTTTAATGGTTACATTGTTTTCTCGCTCTTCACAATAAGAGCGTTGCTGTTgtgtcacattgtttttttctggttttcagTCTGGAACgcttttactgtgaagcagctgcaggaaaacaacaaacacatttaagtcatttttgggGCTTTATGTCGGATAGAAAAGTCTTCAGACAGCTCCAGGTTTATGACTCACTGCAAACTgcaacttaaaggaacagttcacatgAACATtaaactcagccatcatctcctcctgatgatataaagtcaggctcagccatcatctcctcctgatgatataaagtcaggctcagccatcatctcctgatgatataaagtcaggctcagtctcgtttttttttttgttttgagcctgactttatatcatcaggaggagatgatggctgagcctgactttatatcatcaggaggagatgatgactggactGACGTCACGTCACAGCAGCATcatctatgtgtttgtgttattctCTCAGATCTGGTCGGTCACCACCGGAGCTCTGTTGGACTCTCTGTGCGGTTCAGATTCTCCCGTCACTTCTCTCATCCTTTATAACAACTTGGTGATTTCTGCCTCGGCTGCCGCCGCCTGCGTCCATCTGTGGAGTCAGAAGTACGACACCCGACACAAACCCATCGCCCACATCCCCGCAGGCTGCGCCCACGTCGCCGTCACTAAAGACACGGATCGAGTTTTCTACATCCGACAGCAGAGTCAGACGGAGGTGATCAGCTGGAACAACCTCACAGGTCAGAGACAGTCAACTCGTTTGTGGTTTTTGCCTCATTCTGTTCAGCAAACTGAAATTAATTCACAGATGGAGGCAGATATGTTTCTGACGGCACCGTCAGCAGGTGGAGCTTCCAGCTCTTGTGTCTAAAGCCTCCTCCTGGTCCCTGCAGGATCTCTGTCAGAGCGCTTCGCGGTCTCTGCTGAGGTTTGCTGTCTGGAGTTGGCTCAGCACAAACGCCTGCTGCTCTGCGGTCTGACCACCGGGACCGTCCTCATCTACCCGTTGGCGCTGCCTCAGGAGACGCTCTGCATCCCGCCTCCAGAGAGCCTCTCCAGGGTGCTCTGCCTGGCCGTCAGCTCCCAGGAGAAGCACGTGGCGGTGGCCTACGAGGACTCTGTGCGTCTGTTCGAGATCACCACCAGAGACAGCTTCCCCACGGTGGAGGGACCGCTGCAGGGCTTCCCCCTGTCCCTGCTCCACGGCCCGCTGTCCTCCATGGCGCTGCTGTCCGACCGCCGGCTGCTGTACGGGACGAGCTGCGGGGAGGTGAAGCTTCACGACTTCAGCAGCGGCAGCGGCTCTGATCTGGAGCCTCACCGCAGCAGAGTGACCTGTGTGACAGCCAGTACCTGGGGGACCCACGCTCTGGTGGGCTCCGAGGACGCCGTTCAGAGGCTGTGGGCCCTCAACCCGCCGGTCCTGGACCACACCATGGAGTACAAGGTCAGAACCATCTGCAGTCAGCCACAGAGGACAGTGATGTTCCAAACAGACTGTAaattatgtacattttacaaaactGCAGCTTATTTTCTAATTCCTGCTGTCTTAAAAACACTGAGTGCTCTCCAGGAACAACGAGACAATAGTGACTCTAACTTTCATACAAATACCtagaaaacatttcctttttgaTACGACAGGGAAAAACTGACAGAACGTTGAGGGAATTAAATTTTTGATGTGAactaaaagataaatataagaAGACTAACATGAACATCAGGTACAAGGTGATTATAAATACTAGCTCGGACAGTTTGTAGATGTTTAATGAGAGTTAATTCTGTGGATGTTCAGGGTTTCTTCTTCGAGGGCGTCCTCTCAGCTGCGTTCTCTGACAGCGACCAGTTCGTCTTCACAGGATCTCAGGACAGAACCGTCAAAGTGTGGGACGTCTCTTCAGGTACGTACTCATGTGGACCGACACTTTTACAAACCGTTTCTGAAAAACATGATTGATTACTGCTGCACGTCACGCTAACAGCCGCCTGTCATTGTTTGTTCCCATCCAGCTTTAAGTCACTAAACTAACTAAATTTCCTTCCATTGTCGGTGTTTACATATTCAACATGTTTCCAGTGTCTTTGGATCTGTGACTGAGATGTCGGAGTCAGTCAGGACCGGCTACAGTTAACAGTCCAGTATATGGTGCTACAGAACAGAGTGTTGAAGTCGTGTGTTCCTCAGCACAATCTGTCAGTCAGGTTTTTATGTTTTCGGGTCGTCCGTCCGTCACATTCTTGTGAACGCGATATTTTCAAGAACGCATTCAGAAGTTTAATGACGACAATGTTCTGGTACTTGGACCTCCgtagataacctgatgaaggtctgagtACCTCAACGTTGTTGTCATTAGACTAAAGTGGACAGTGTGCTGGAGTCTTTCTCCTGATGTTGTCTCCTCCTCACCTGTCGACCTTAATGTGTGAAGCTGCACTCCAACAACGATTCAGAGAATTTCTTGAAATTTGGTACAAAAGTCCAGAATGAGGAGGATGACCTGCTGACCTCtgatgaggtcagaggtcaatgAGTTCTATAataatccctttttttttaatcaacatgaCAAACATTAAATTATCTGCTGCATCCAACAACCTGGACTGGAACCAGTGACAGGCAGCGTACCGCACTCTTGTCGTCACGTAGTTGACGTTCTGAAACAGATTTAATAACAGTTGGTGGTTTACAATAACTTTAGTTACGTGACTTCTGGTTTGACACGAGACATGAACAGTTTCTCCTGAGTGTCCTCTGTTCGACCCGTCCAGAGTAGGTCACCTGACTTCAGCCACTAGACGTCGATAGTATCAACAGAAACCGTCTCACGTGTACACGATGTGGGTTCAGGTTCTGTCGTCactcagctgtttgtgtttgttcccGTCAGGAAAGCTGCTGTACGTTCAGTACGTCTACGCCCCCGTCGTCAGGATGGTGACCTTCAGGAACGGCTTCGTGGCGTTGTCTCAGCAGGGCTCCGTCATCAGGGAGGTGTTTCGCTGTCCGGACCACGTCAGTCTGGACTACAACCCTCTGAGGAACGTCAAGGCCCAGTACCGGGTCACCTCCAGGGAGAAGAATCGGGACGGCCAGCAGAGCTCCGTGTCCGACCTGAAGGACTTCAACCCGGCCCAGTTCAACCTGAACCTCATGAGCATGCTCAGATCCAAACCCTCCTCCACCTGCGTTATACTGTAGAGCACCGGGGCCCAGACTGGGACCACgggacctccaggagcctcaGGTTCTGGAGGGTTTCAAAACCAAATGCGgaaaaatttatttttatcatcaagAAAATGATTTGTTAACTTCACATTATCAGAATCTGTTAAAACATCCTCATTCTTACCAAAACATAGTAAATATAAAGCTGCACAGATTCATCGATGAGTCGGTCACTGAACTGATCACctgctattttgataatcgataattcagtttttgagtttttgattCCGGCTCGTTAAACGTGAATATTTAGTGgtttctgacagtaaactgaagatctgcaggttgaggacaaaacaagacatttgagacCGAAAcgcatttttctgacattttatagaacaaacagctgatcaatgaatccagaaaataatcaacagattaatcaacaatgaaacgATTTGTTAGTTGTAGACCAGAAcgctttcttcttctgctttttctgaCTCTCATTATATAAGTTGTGAGAACAAATGTAAACAGCTAACGGTGCTAACAacgacacattcacacatttcagccatgttttggtaaaatgtgagtattttcaGTGCAGCGCTGAGACGGGCCGAGGACGAGTCTGATTATCCTGCACAGCTGCTTTGAGACGATTCGTTTGGACTCGATGTGACATCAGCGCCCCGAACGTCACCCGACTGTCCATCAGCACGAGGTGAGGAGAGGACGACTGAACGTCTCATCTAGTTTGGTTTAGCTGAGACATCTGGttaaactgacagctgctgACTGAAGATGAGAAGCTGCTTCAGAGTTTTTAATGATCAGACTTTGAGAAAGTAAAGGCGCCGCGTCTCCTGATAAACTGGAATAAAATCTGCAGTCTGCTTATTAAAGAACAAACTAATGTGGACATGTAACTCCTCCTGAGGCCATAAAGAGAGCAGATAAAAGCTTTTCCTGTGAATCAGAGTCTTTATTGTGAGTTTGAGTTAAACATTAACagacctgctgcttcacctgaCAAACACCAGCTACACCTGAGCACTGagcttcactctgctgttgGTGTCGGGTTAAAGttttactgctgcagcttcaggttTAACTCTTGTTCTCCTGTTGTTCTTCAGTCGGAGCAGAATCAGCGATGGGGAAACTTTCTGCAgtgatttcctgtttgttgCTGACGGTCGCAGCAGTGACGGCGCAGACAGGTACGAGCTATATGTTCATACTGGTGTTCATACTGTCAATCACATGGAAACTACAACAGAGTTCAAACAGAGCTGCGACTAATGATATTTACACTTtgaattaatctgcagattataatttgtccaaaaaagtgtctgaaactcaaagatattcagtttattaacatttctgacaaagaaaagcataaaaTCGTCTCATTTTAGGAGCTAAAACCAGCAGAAACAACGAAGGACTCAATCGATCGACTCTCCTCGAGAACATTTTGATTATTAGTtgtttaaaaagctgaaatagTTTCTGGTTTTCTCTGATCAGTGAGACTTGAATCTCTTTGGGGTTTGCGACCGTCAGTATAAATAAGAAGTTTGAGACGTCAGCTTGGACTCTGACAACTTTGACGAGTTTGTTTAATACATTCTTTAATCTTTGTGGACTTATTATCAAGTAACGTCTGATTAAGATTAAGATAAGTGTACAAGGAAGCAgcttttttatttcctgttaatATCTCGATGAGGTCATCGTCTTCAGTAAACTCTTGATAAGTCTGTAAATATGTACTGAAGTACTCTaactttactgtttgtttttacatttcagttggAAATAGTCTTTTTGCTGCACGACATTCAGTATATCTGAAACAATCACTAAAAAACCTTTAATTAATCCTTAATGTGTCGATGTAAACACACCAAatgccttttatttatttaaggtgttctgtgtgttttctgtcggCAGAGATCCTTTATCCTCCATTTGaagagttaaaaacaaaacttctttCATTTCTCAGTTAACCGTCAACACATTAAGTCCCCTAATAATGCGTCGTTATTAAGACTGgaggattgtgggtaatgttggtTCTCAAACCTTTTTGTGCTCAGCCTGCAGCAAAGGACGAGCCAAGATCTCACGACTGAGGCCCCTGGGCGAGTCAGGAACATGAGTCGtccctcttgtggtcaaaaagactattacaaaaacacaaaaaaaaagttttttcactcgTTCCACACATGAAAATGAGGCTGCTGGTCTTTTAAGGGATTCTTACTCagtatattataaatattattcaGTGTGCAGGTATTTAACAGGTGTATCCAGATTTGGTCCACATTAATTAATTGTCACATACTGAAAACGTCTTTTAAATTCACTTTATCTTTCAATTTAAGGTGCAGATTAAAGGTTTAGTCCCAAAAGTTTAATTAACGGATTATAATAGATTGTGATTAAGGTGTTTTCTTAATGTTGGTTAACAGTTTACTTCAGCAGCTAAAATAATGCTGCAGGTTTCCTTAtggtttagttttgtttagCTAATGGTTTATTTTAGCAGCTAGCCTATTCGAACAAATGAAATGGAATAGATTACATTTAGGCAAAACGGTTAATTAGCACGTTTAAATTAGCTTTAATTCAGAAGCTAAACGAGCTTCATGCTCATCGTCACAATATACTGTTTGAGGTTTATCGtcttttttaatggaaaataactaaatcaaacaaatctaacgtgtgtgtgtgtgtgttttgcaggtcAGTCGAAGGCCAGCGAGCGTCCGCTGCCTCAGTGGCTCACCGGCATCATCGCCGTCTCCGCCTTCCTCTTCCTCGCCTTCGTCTCTGTCCTGGCGAAAAAGGCCTGGTGTGATGATTCCAGCAGGTACGTTTTTAATctgcttattattattattagggcccgagcagtgaaactgcgaggaccctattgtttttcgaatgattattattattattatttattttttgttatttttcttctgccaaaatgatcgcatttttcactgcctgaacataccccaaaactcatcaaacttggaatatagatcagacctggcgaaaaattttataatctgttgtcgttgtgaattttcaccactaggtggcgctataatcaaggaaagtgtgttttggctaataactcccacatactttgtcgcacattcaaaaacgttatatccacacgttcagtgaattgtgctgaatctcctgatataggccacgcccatttccgcctaccgtttttttttgctagctcgcgaaatgttgcaaacctactttttcgaactcctcccaggcaatttcaccaatttgcaccaaactttgcatacagcatctgtggaccctcctgacaaaaagttattaaaagagttttgatattccaaacaatactcaagttattaaataacaacttcctgtggattcgggtcaaaacaggaagtgttgcatatctccacattggtttgtccaaatgacgtcaacctcaggatcctacttcctcatgaggccctaaggctctgtgctaaattttcgttgatgaccactaggtggcgctctttaaattgaactattttatatctcgacattggttggtcggattaacacaaaacttggtacactgattgccaatggtctcctgaggacagctgacgaaggtgttaccgatctgacaataggtggcgctctggtggcaatttcattttataattggcactgtgcccacaccataacacttatggatatgaaactgattggggtggtatagactggcatctgtaactcacacaccaaaaatcaccagcaggtggcgctattatcaacacaataccgtttttggctatcagttaagacatgcgcgcacaataacggggcaatgggtccgggtaaggagcacgccccgacggcagcacgccccgacccgcgtggcctgcgagggcccgttcatcgctgcttgcagctttaattattattattatttactgcTGTTTATATTTGACTTACTGGAGCTGTTATCTGGACTCAGACTCAAAAACTAGAGAACAGAaatctttcaaattaaaagtcctTTCAGCAGGAAGTGGGAGACaaactgcaggtgtgtgtgtgagtcacagAATCTTTATTAAAATTAGTCAAACAACTTTAAATTAATCAGCTACTTTAAATGTTTGTGACAGTTTGTAACCTGGAATTTAGAAACTGCTctctaaataaaaataatgaatcaaGTAAAATTACAAATCCGAActgcttttacttaagtaccaatataaatgtcaaatgttttcagtttctcaCAATCAAATGTGCTTTCTTCTGTTTTACGTCATTGTGACTAgaatatgttattattattattatcatcatcatcatcatcatcatcatcttggGTTTCAGTACAAAACAAGTGTTTTGAAGGGAAACAGCTGTGACAAAATGTATAATAATGATCTGCAAactgattaataattatagtATTTGTTAAAGTCGgtcctgaaatgaaaaatgctgaaaaatctCAAAAGTTATAAAATGTAATTCTCTTCAGTGTCTGAATGTTTCTCAGT
This window of the Pagrus major chromosome 11, Pma_NU_1.0 genome carries:
- the nwd1 gene encoding NACHT domain- and WD repeat-containing protein 1, yielding MDLTADGLLDAEAQGLLTGLKSHLYAKSQKILNLHCVELSKGSIDPKRKEHAQYLDAVCEQFVSQMKSRIEAAVDSSVEGRSRRIRGNTEEEKGEISDWLVEEVGRHTAVTTELCRGLYGREGLLGKLCLTMWESTNVHHGPLVVHGAAGMGKTALLCKLAQEMRGVLEARAVVVIRLLSARHPQRLDIDHVLRGICFQICLACGLAPPSPLTANTYLELLRFFRNVLTEVSQQGNTLLIILDALDELSDQHHAHKLHWLPASVPPNVHLVVSMDTNSEVFANMRLKSGTSGSFFEVERLSRDEGKQIVESYLRASQRTLTPEQSVAVLNSFEPTGCPLHLKLILSAARRWTSFTPLTDVHLGANTQEMMSQLFLMLEEKHGKELVGGALTYIALTREGLLEAELRDVMSLDDDVISAVYRYSLPPTPSLIRLPPFLWARLRRDLEDQLEERWTGGVAAISFNSRRLCEAVSARYLTSERRGRSLRILAEYFMGRWSGKLKPAALPGLSLLLSDRKVPPQPLWFAPGLANVRKLQELPYHLLHAGLWDELRQEVIGSAEWLYCKSRVCGVSSVIQDLDQCSQYMDCTETRLVRDTLVLMKPSLDFLDGHMDMSLFYTELLARLCSLATPFPSVIGRLCSQCEEWLLTCPEPILVPKCSFLPQPGGALQHTLTGLTGGVLCVDVSVEAELLAAGSDEGVVVVWSLADQQLIHSLLGHTGAVVSVKVIDSSAHCLSLAADGSLRRWSLMDGQQLLCIQEAVPVDSAPSSVHLHLCEQSQVVFVYSSTQVKVLKLDGSELLSSSSSSDDGGSVVLGVLGDSVFSLCGSGRVRISHPVSGTQTVETQLENAERGLTLVNSATLPKHGKVFIVSREGFLHQVSRSGRQTAAEFPLVPSLLSVTEDEKILIAGSDRTLSLFNVDRDSVDRFLDLQHDDSVLSVCVSSDCRLLVSGAADQLIRIWSVTTGALLDSLCGSDSPVTSLILYNNLVISASAAAACVHLWSQKYDTRHKPIAHIPAGCAHVAVTKDTDRVFYIRQQSQTEVISWNNLTGSLSERFAVSAEVCCLELAQHKRLLLCGLTTGTVLIYPLALPQETLCIPPPESLSRVLCLAVSSQEKHVAVAYEDSVRLFEITTRDSFPTVEGPLQGFPLSLLHGPLSSMALLSDRRLLYGTSCGEVKLHDFSSGSGSDLEPHRSRVTCVTASTWGTHALVGSEDAVQRLWALNPPVLDHTMEYKGFFFEGVLSAAFSDSDQFVFTGSQDRTVKVWDVSSGKLLYVQYVYAPVVRMVTFRNGFVALSQQGSVIREVFRCPDHVSLDYNPLRNVKAQYRVTSREKNRDGQQSSVSDLKDFNPAQFNLNLMSMLRSKPSSTCVIL